One window of the Triticum dicoccoides isolate Atlit2015 ecotype Zavitan chromosome 3B, WEW_v2.0, whole genome shotgun sequence genome contains the following:
- the LOC119280967 gene encoding alkane hydroxylase MAH1-like, which produces MEQVSWWVRGFLGKYPEIMVSFACFLFLLFFRYRRRDGLPTNWPVVGSVPAISVNAGRVHEWLTEFLRVAPGMSHVARGPWGSPVDVLITANPADVAHVFTTNFGNYPKGEDFAAVFDVLGNGIFNADGDSWAFQRRKAHALLSDARFRAAVAASTARKLDEGLVPLLDGVAAGGAVVDLQDVFMRLTFDLTAMFIFGTDPGCLAADFPRVPFAAAMDEAEAVLFYRHVTPIAWLRLQTYLNIGHHKKMTKAQQVLDASIAEYVSLRRERAANADTNADGSDAADLLSLYMACQDELGKDGNELDRFLRDTTLNLMIAGRDTTSSALTWFFWLLTNHPDVEAKILAELRETLSSGGHPSAADLKRLVYLHAALSESLRLYPPVPFEHKAGARPDTLPSGPAVWPTRRVIVSFYSMGRMESVWGKDCLEFRPERWLTAAGRLRHEPSYKFVAFNVGPRTCLGKDLAFTQMKAVVAAVLPRFRVEVAPGAVVKPKLSIILHMKDGLKVRVYKRQDDAR; this is translated from the coding sequence ATGGAGCAAGTGTCATGGTGGGTTCGAGGCTTCCTCGGCAAGTAcccggagatcatggtgtcgttcgCTTGCTTCCTGTTCCTGTTGTTCTTCAGGTATCGCCGGCGGGACGGGCTGCCGACCAACTGGCCGGTGGTCGGCTCGGTGCCGGCGATCAGTGTCAACGCCGGCCGCGTGCACGAGTGGCTCACGGAGTTCCTGCGCGTGGCGCCGGGGATGTCGCACGTCGCCAGGGGCCCGTGGGGCTCGCCCGTGGACGTCCTTATCACGGCCAACCCGGCGGATGTGGCGCATGTCTTCACGACCAACTTCGGCAACTACCCCAAGGGCGAGGACTTCGCGGCCGTGTTCGACGTGCTCGGCAACGGCATCTTCAACGCCGACGGGGATTCGTGGGCGTTCCAGCGGCGCAAGGCGCACGCGCTGCTCTCGGACGCGAGgttccgcgccgccgtcgccgcgagTACCGCCCGCAAGCTCGACGAGGGGCTCGTGCCGCTTCTCGACGGCGTCGCTGCCGGCGGCGCGGTCGTCGACCTCCAGGACGTGTTCATGCGCCTGACGTTCGACCTCACGGCGATGTTCATATTCGGTACGGATCCCGGCTGCCTGGCCGCCGACTTCCCACGGGTGCCATTCGCCGCGGCCATGGACGAGGCCGAGGCGGTGTTGTTCTACAGGCACGTGACGCCCATTGCCTGGCTGAGGCTCCAGACCTACCTAAACATCGGCCATCACAAGAAGATGACCAAAGCTCAGCAGGTGCTGGACGCGTCTATCGCCGAGTACGTCTCGCTACGGCGAGAGCGCGCTGCCAATGCCGACACCAACGCCGACGGAAGCGACGCCGCTGATCTTCTCTCGTTGTACATGGCATGCCAAGACGAGCTAGGCAAGGACGGAAACGAGCTCGATCGGTTCTTGCGTGACACGACGCTGAACCTCATGATCGCCGGCCGCGACACGACGAGCTCCGCCCTGACATGGTTCTTCTGGCTGCTCACCAACCACCCCGACGTCGAGGCCAAGATCCTCGCCGAGCTCCGTGAGACCCTGTCGTCTGGCGGCCACCCCAGCGCCGCCGATCTGAAGCGCCTGGTGTACCTGCACGCAGCCCTCTCGGAGTCGCTCCGACTGTACCCGCCGGTTCCGTTCGAGCACAAGGCGGGAGCGCGGCCAGACACGCTGCCGAGCGGGCCGGCCGTGTGGCCTACGAGGAGGGTGATCGTGTCGTTCTACTCGATGGGGCGCATGGAGTCGGTGTGGGGCAAGGACTGTCTGGAGTTCCGGCCGGAGCGGTGGCtgacggcggcggggcggctccggcacgAGCCGTCGTACAAGTTCGTGGCGTTCAACGTGGGGCCCCGTACGTGCCTGGGAAAGGACCTGGCGTTCACGCAGATGAAGGCCGTGGTTGCCGCCGTCCTGCCGCGGTTCAGGGTGGAGGTCGCCCCCGGTGCCGTGGTGAAGCCCAAGCTGTCCATCATACTCCACATGAAGGACGGGCTCAAGGTGAGGGTTTACAAGAGGCAAGACGATGCCCGCTAG